A stretch of DNA from Pseudobacteroides sp.:
GTTGTAGTATTTCCCCTTGCCGGCTCAATTGTTTGCAGGTAATCTTCAAGTCCCTGAGGGCCGCTGAACTCATAAACTGCAACATGGTAGGTGGTCGCCGCTTCAAGATTGACGACTACAACACTGTCTGCCGTACCGTTATAAACAACAAAATCGCCCGTCGTAATCTCCTGCCCGCTTGCCCAGGCATTATTGGCCGAATATGTTGTTCCGTCAGCCGGTATAGCATCGACAGCACTTCCCTGTTTAACTATCACAAGCCTGTTGGTTCCGTTTCCATTAGTCCACCTGACCGTGAATGATGTTGAGGTGATATTCGTGAATATGACATCGGAAGCCTGGATTGTCGGAGGAGGGGGCGGCTGATAATTCATACTCAGTCCGGTCATCGATGAATAGGCGAACTTGTTCAGAGACGTCGTTGAAGGATCAGTTGTAGCTGAAAAAGGTATTGTTCTGTTGGCAACGCTGTTCCTCATGCTGTATCCATTAAACCCTGCCAAATAAGTGGCAGTCTGATCAAGTATCATAGTCCACTCGGGGGCATAGGTTATTGTTGCGGGCTGGTTCTGACCGGAATTGTAGGTTGCTATAACTTCCACAGCCTGGTTAAATGCATTTACTAATAGGGCCGGACTGAATGCAAATCCATTAACCAGTACTGCTCCACTATTGTAATTTATTGATCCTGTGAGAGGTGAGCCCTGGTTTATATAGTCGAATACTGCCGCCCATACATCAGTGTTACGAATCGTACCCCCACTTATTGCCACTGAAAGAGTATTATTTGTACCGGCTGCATCAAGACCAGCTTCATTCAAATAATATATAGCTGTATGCTGGATGGACGAGATGCCGATATCACCTTGTGCAAGTGTTAAAGGCTGTCCTCCATATGAAAGAGAAACTGATAGAACTCCGGGGCCAGTTCTTTCTGAGGCAATGGCAACCAATAGCAGCCTGTTGGCATTGCTTCCTGAAGGGACATCATAAATGACATTCTGTTGTTCAGATGAACTGCCGTGATATAGGCTTGTCCAGCTTTTCAGTGTGGCAACCTGCGCAAACATGGAGACGGAAAAGACAACAATTAAAATCATTGTTAAAATTACAGGCCTTGCAGTCAGAATTATTTTTTTCATGCGATTTGATCTATTTTCAGTTAATAATGGTCTCCCCTCAAACAAATAACTCCTGCCTTTTAATATGTATTGGTTAAAAGCATTTGTTCCCTGTTGATTTTTCTACAACCAAAAAATGACATTGGTCATCATTGTATTAGTGCATGATATTACAAATATAAAACTATTGCTCCATATTGCTAAAATGCCGACAATTAAAAATATATTATTAAAAATAATCACAGATCATTAGTGTCCATTTAAATATAATTGATTTTCAACTGTATACAATTTAGTTCTTTGACATCTTGGTAATCTTGGTTCGTAAGTAGCTCTTTTAGAGGCGTTTTATCAAAAAGGGATATGCTTAAAATCTGTAGAATTTCGTAAGGCGAACGATCTACTTTCAGTTTATAAGCGACTATTGCTACCAGACAATAAACGATGATCGCAGAGTAGATTTGGATTTTAACTGCATTAGGAGTTGTTCCCCAGAAGGATTTTATTTTAAGATGCTGTTTGATCCATTTGAAGAACAATTCCACTTTCCAGCGATATTTATAGAGCAAAGCTATCTCATGGGCCTTAAGATCAAAGTTGTTTGTCATAAACTCGAAGACTCTATTTGTTTCTTCATCATAAAACTTGATTTTCCGGAGTTTATCCGGGTAGTATTGTAATGAGTAAAAACCTTCGAGCTTGCCAATCTGATCTGAAAGGACTCCGGTACTTTTATCTGCATTGTTGGAATACATTCGTTTAAATCTGAGGTTTTTCTTGGTTCGTGTTACAAAATATGCTGAATGCCGAGTAATCCTGTAAAGCCTTTCATAATCAGTATAACCACGATCCAGTATATAATATCCTCCTGGTTCGTATGTTAGTAAATCCAAGGCATTCATATCATGTACCGAGGCCTTGGTTATGAGGAGACAGCTTGGGATTGAGGTTTTTACATCAAACAGAGTGTGTAATTTAACTCCACCCTTCGTTTTACGGAACTCAGCCCACCAGAAGACATTCAGGCATAAATCAATAGTAGACGAATCAAAGGCATAGACATTTGATTTAATGTTCAAATTAAAGTCTTTTATTGCAGTAACTCTTCTGGCTTCTTCAATCAGATGATAAGCGAGCTCTTCAAATATCCGATAGTTACGTTTTTCATTTGCTTTAGCCAAATTAGATCGGCTTACATTTTTCCCAAAACCCAAGTGATAAAACTTGGATCTATGTGCTTCAAGTCCAATCATTAAATCTCGTAAACTTTCTCTGCCTGAGAGTTGGCCAAAAAGCATGCACGATAATTGGTTCCAGCATGAAAAGAACTTAACATACTTGTTTCCATCGTACTTTTCAACCAACCGATCCAACACTCTTTGGGGCAAAAAATCTGTAAGCTGATTGAAAATATACTTGCCTTGATTCATGGTTTTTCGCTTTTAACAAAGCTAAAACCAGAAGATTCAATTCAAATCGTCACGCTCCCAAAAAACACTACAACCTCGATATATTCAAGATTTCAAAGAACGATATTTAATTTTTAGTGGACACTAATGATCACAGATAATTAATTACATAAAAACAATCCCTTTTAAAATCAGCTTCCTCATAAGATGGATTTGCAATGTTATAATCATAGCTACCTTTGTTATTCCTGCTGAAAAAATTCATCGCAAATAGCTTCCAGTAAACCTTTCTTTAAGGTTTTTTCAAAGAGCTGGCAGACATGATGAATAAT
This window harbors:
- a CDS encoding IS4 family transposase, which encodes MNQGKYIFNQLTDFLPQRVLDRLVEKYDGNKYVKFFSCWNQLSCMLFGQLSGRESLRDLMIGLEAHRSKFYHLGFGKNVSRSNLAKANEKRNYRIFEELAYHLIEEARRVTAIKDFNLNIKSNVYAFDSSTIDLCLNVFWWAEFRKTKGGVKLHTLFDVKTSIPSCLLITKASVHDMNALDLLTYEPGGYYILDRGYTDYERLYRITRHSAYFVTRTKKNLRFKRMYSNNADKSTGVLSDQIGKLEGFYSLQYYPDKLRKIKFYDEETNRVFEFMTNNFDLKAHEIALLYKYRWKVELFFKWIKQHLKIKSFWGTTPNAVKIQIYSAIIVYCLVAIVAYKLKVDRSPYEILQILSISLFDKTPLKELLTNQDYQDVKELNCIQLKINYI
- a CDS encoding fibronectin type III domain-containing protein — encoded protein: MKKIILTARPVILTMILIVVFSVSMFAQVATLKSWTSLYHGSSSEQQNVIYDVPSGSNANRLLLVAIASERTGPGVLSVSLSYGGQPLTLAQGDIGISSIQHTAIYYLNEAGLDAAGTNNTLSVAISGGTIRNTDVWAAVFDYINQGSPLTGSINYNSGAVLVNGFAFSPALLVNAFNQAVEVIATYNSGQNQPATITYAPEWTMILDQTATYLAGFNGYSMRNSVANRTIPFSATTDPSTTSLNKFAYSSMTGLSMNYQPPPPPTIQASDVIFTNITSTSFTVRWTNGNGTNRLVIVKQGSAVDAIPADGTTYSANNAWASGQEITTGDFVVYNGTADSVVVVNLEAATTYHVAVYEFSGPQGLEDYLQTIEPARGNTTT